The genomic segment ACGAGGCCAAGCTCGAGAGCTGGCGCCAGGTCGAGGTCGCGTGTGCGCTGGAGACGACGGGCCCCACGCCCGCCGAGCTCGAGGCGATCGGCCACGCGACCTTCACGGTCGACGCGGTGCTCGAGCGCGAGAAGGTCACCGACCACGACGTCGCCGCGTTCGTCGACGTGCTGAGCGCCAGCGCCGGCGAGGCCGGGCGCTGGATCCACTACGGCCTGACGTCCTCCGACGTGCTCGACACCGCGCTCGGGCTCCAGCTGCGCAAGGCCGGCGACCTGCTGCTGGCCGGCGCCCGCGAGTTCCGCGACGCGCTGGCCGACCAGGCGCGGGCGCACGTCGACACGGTGTGCGTCGGGCGCACCCACGGCGTCCACGCCGAGCCCACGACGTTCGGCGTCAAGCTGGCCGGCTTTGCCTTCGAGGCCGATCGCAACCTCGCGCGGCTGACCCGCGCGGTCGACCAGGTCGCCGTCGGGGCCGTGTCCGGGGCGGTGGGCACCTACAGCGCGACGTCGCCGGACTTCGAGCGCCGCGTGCTGGCCCGCCTGGGCCTGGAGGCCGAGCCGGTCTCCACGCAGGTCGTCGCCCGCGACCGCCATGCCGAGCTGTTGCAGGCCATCGCGCTGGCCGGCGCGGGCCTGGAGCGCTTCGCGACGGAGTTCCGCCACCTCCAGCGCACGGAGGTCCGCGAGGTCGAGGAGCCGTTCCGCGCCGGCGCCCAGAAGGGCTCCAGCGCGATGCCGCACAAGCGCAACCCGATCGTCTCCGAGCGCATCACGGGCCTGGCGCGCGTGCTGCGCGGCTACGCCCAGGTCGGGGTCGAGGACGTGGCGCTGTGGCACGAGCGCGACATCTCGCACTCGGGCGCCGAGCGCGTCGTGCTGCCCGACGCGACGATCGCGCTGGACTACATGCAGGCCCTGGCCACGCGGCTGGCGCGCGGCATGGTCGTCCACGCCGACCGGATGCGCGAGAACCTCGACCTGACCTACGGCGCGCTGTTCTCGCAGCGGGTCCTGCTGGCGCTCGTCGCCGGCGGCCGGCAGCGCGACGAGGCCTACCGCATCGCCCAGCGCACCGCGCAGCAGGCGTGGGACACGCGCACGCCGCTGCGGGAGCTGCTCGAGGCCGAGCCGGAGCTCGACCTCGATCTCGACGTGATCTTCGACCTCGGCCACTACGTGCGGCACGCGCAGGAGATCGTCGGGCGCCTGGCGTTCTGACGTGGCTGCCGTCGAAGCGGTCACGCCACGGCGAGGGCCTCGACGCCCTCGGCCGAGGCGGCGCTCGCGTTGGCCTCCCGCGAGCGCAGCAGCACCGTGACGGTCACCGCGCCCAGGGCCAGCAGCCCGGCCCCGACGGCGAAGGCCGTCGTGTAGCCGTGGACCAGCGCGTCGGCGCGGACGCCGCCGGCGCCGTCGGTGGCCGAGTTGGCCACGGTGGTCAGGATCGCCAGCCCGAGGGCGCCGCCGATCTGCTGGGACGTGTTGAACAGCCCGGAGGCCAGGCCCTGGTCCTCGGGCGCGACGCCGCCCGTGGCGATGAGCGTCAGCGGCACGAACGCGTTGCCGATGCCGATCGCCAGCAGCGCCAGGCCGGGCAGGAACCCGGTGAAGTACGCGGTGTCCGGCGTCAGCGTCGTCATCCACAGCAGGCCCAGCGTGCCGAGGCCGAGGCCCGCGGCCAGGACCGCCTTGACGCCGAAGCGCACCAGCAGGCGCTGGGAGAGCACCGAGCCGGCGATGATCCCGACCGTCATCGGCACGAAGGCCAGGCCGGTCTCGAGCGCGTTGTCGCCCTTGATCTGCTGGAAGTACAGCGAGCCGAAGTAGAAGAGCGAGTACATGCCGCCCATGAGCAGCAGCGTCGCGGCGTTGGCGATCGACAGCGTCCGGACCCGGAAGATCGAGAGCCGCACGAGCGGCGCCGCGCGCCGGGTCTGCAGCGCCCCGAAGGCCAGCAGCAGGGCGACGGCG from the Baekduia soli genome contains:
- the purB gene encoding adenylosuccinate lyase — protein: MIARYTRPEIGAVWTDEAKLESWRQVEVACALETTGPTPAELEAIGHATFTVDAVLEREKVTDHDVAAFVDVLSASAGEAGRWIHYGLTSSDVLDTALGLQLRKAGDLLLAGAREFRDALADQARAHVDTVCVGRTHGVHAEPTTFGVKLAGFAFEADRNLARLTRAVDQVAVGAVSGAVGTYSATSPDFERRVLARLGLEAEPVSTQVVARDRHAELLQAIALAGAGLERFATEFRHLQRTEVREVEEPFRAGAQKGSSAMPHKRNPIVSERITGLARVLRGYAQVGVEDVALWHERDISHSGAERVVLPDATIALDYMQALATRLARGMVVHADRMRENLDLTYGALFSQRVLLALVAGGRQRDEAYRIAQRTAQQAWDTRTPLRELLEAEPELDLDLDVIFDLGHYVRHAQEIVGRLAF
- a CDS encoding MFS transporter; the protein is MSSSPPQDAPVARHWLPVVVVVCLAQFMVVLDATITNVALPAIQADLQFSATDLQWVVNAYTLVFGGFLLLGGRAGDLLGRRRLFVAGITLFTFASLMDALATSPGWLVGARALQGLGAALVSPAALSIITTTVPEGPDRAKALGAFAAISGGGGAVGLLLGGFLVDALSWQWVFFINLPVGLATLVLALRVVPESRAGDRAGGFDLAGATLVTGGLGLLTYTIVKTQEFGWTSARTLAFGAAAVALLLAFGALQTRRAAPLVRLSIFRVRTLSIANAATLLLMGGMYSLFYFGSLYFQQIKGDNALETGLAFVPMTVGIIAGSVLSQRLLVRFGVKAVLAAGLGLGTLGLLWMTTLTPDTAYFTGFLPGLALLAIGIGNAFVPLTLIATGGVAPEDQGLASGLFNTSQQIGGALGLAILTTVANSATDGAGGVRADALVHGYTTAFAVGAGLLALGAVTVTVLLRSREANASAASAEGVEALAVA